A genomic segment from Zygotorulaspora mrakii chromosome 1, complete sequence encodes:
- the RPN7 gene encoding proteasome regulatory particle lid subunit RPN7 (similar to Saccharomyces cerevisiae RPN7 (YPR108W); ancestral locus Anc_3.423) — MSETDTKSASRVDKDDSGADETRYVDPSVNKVPNYEISEKAFILTQPNSPNNNVELRDSVLNIIKEEEMAPYYKYLCEQYLPRGTLDFDANLYKELLQKNELRIQELQKKLAKVEENDEGELEQAQCWINLGEYYAQIGDRENAQKTLEKAMSRAISTGAKIDIMLTITRLGFFFNDQSYVKEKLEQINVMIEKGGDWERRNRFKTYKGVHCLAVRNFKEAAKLLVDSLATFTSIELTSYESIATYASVAGLFTFERTELKSKIIDSPELLSLLTTTSALQSISSLTISLYTSDYSSFFPYLLESYDNVLLPCKYLNEHSDYFVRGMRRKVYAQLLDSYKTLSLRSMAGAFGVSVEFLDNDLCKFIPNKQLNCVIDRVNGIVETNRPDNKNAQYHLLVKQGDGLLTKIQKYGAAVRLTGSDRLA; from the coding sequence ATGTCTGAAACTGATACAAAGTCCGCCTCTAGAGTAGACAAAGACGATAGCGGTGCTGATGAGACCCGCTACGTGGATCCCAGTGTGAATAAGGTTCCAAATTATGAAATTTCAGAGAAAGCATTTATCTTGACACAGCCTAATTCGCCAAATAATAATGTTGAGTTAAGAGACTCTGTGctcaatatcatcaagGAGGAAGAAATGGCACCATATTACAAATATCTTTGCGAACAATATTTGCCTCGGGGAACCCTAGACTTTGATGCAAATCTATACAAAGAGCTGCTGCAAAAGAATGAGCTTAGAATTCAAGAGCTACAGAAGAAGCTAGCCAAGgtggaagaaaatgacGAGGGTGAATTAGAACAGGCTCAGTGTTGGATTAACCTCGGGGAATACTATGCACAGATCGGAGACCGTGAAAATGCACAAAAGACATTAGAGAAAGCCATGAGCAGAGCCATCTCCACCGGGGCTAAAATTGATATAATGTTAACCATTACAAGACTaggtttcttcttcaacgaTCAGTCGTatgtgaaagaaaaattggagCAAATCAATGTGATGATTGAAAAAGGTGGCGACTGggaaagaagaaacagaTTCAAGACCTACAAAGGTGTCCATTGTTTAGCTGTAAGAAACTTCAAAGAGGCGGCTAAGCTGCTGGTGGATTCCTTAGCTACATTCACCTCGATAGAGTTGACGTCCTACGAAAGCATCGCAACATACGCGAGTGTTGCGGGCCTGTTCACTTTCGAAAGGACCGAGTTGAAATCGAAAATCATCGATTCCCCTGAACTGCTATCCCTTTTGACAACTACCTCAGCTTTGCAGTCGATCTCCTCACTCACAATCTCACTGTACACATCCGACTATTCGAGCTTCTTCCCCTACTTGTTGGAGTCCTACGACAACGTGCTCCTGCCTTGCAAATATCTCAATGAACATTCGGACTATTTCGTAAGAGGAATGAGAAGAAAGGTGTACGCTCAACTACTAGACTCGTACAAAACACTGTCTTTGAGGTCGATGGCTGGCGCTTTCGGTGTCTCTGTCGAATTCCTTGACAACGATTTGTGTAAATTCATACCAAACAAACAGTTGAACTGCGTCATTGATAGGGTTAACGGGATTGTAGAGACCAACAGACCAGACAACAAAAACGCTCAGTATCATCTGTTGGTGAAACAGGGTGATGGGCTACTGacaaagattcaaaaatacgGTGCGGCCGTAAGATTAACTGGCTCAGATCGTTTAGCATAA
- the RBK1 gene encoding putative ribokinase (similar to Saccharomyces cerevisiae RBK1 (YCR036W); ancestral locus Anc_1.138), whose protein sequence is MGITVFGSLNYDLVTYTDRMPLAGETIRANSFETHAGGKGLNQTIALARLKNTVDDYVVRMIGCVGQDSFGEQLLDLLKESKVDVSAVRQIENESTGTATILVEEQTGGQNRILLTEGANGRSTYTPAELDVIFNSSKKEDSRGKSDYVVLQHEIPDPGSIILWVKENCPAHEIVFNPSPFHLLGAHIWASVDILVVNELEALQILESLYTREDYERFHGEIEIDFVQGYTKICQEFQKNLVYQSNSATVMITLGVRGAVFSSNAEKTVKYFPASRGIKVVDTTGAGDTFLGALITQLYRGNSLWEAVKISTIASSLAIQKKGAAESIPSYAELCNYLKQAPCLSIGKLNTA, encoded by the coding sequence ATGGGCATCACAGTTTTTGGTTCATTGAACTATGATTTGGTGACATATACTGACCGTATGCCACTAGCTGGCGAGACAATCAGAGCTAATAGTTTTGAGACACATGCCGGAGGTAAAGGACTAAACCAAACTATAGCACTGGCAAGATTGAAGAACACGGTTGACGATTACGTTGTACGAATGATAGGCTGTGTTGGTCAGGATTCCTTTGGAGAGCAACTGCTCGATCTGTTGAAAGAAAGCAAGGTTGACGTTTCAGCGGTGAGACAAATCGAAAATGAGAGCACTGGCACTGCGACAATTTTGGTGGAGGAACAAACTGGCGGCCAGAACAGAATACTTTTAACCGAAGGCGCCAATGGAAGATCCACCTATACTCCAGCAGAACTGGATGTGATATTTAATagctcaaaaaaagaggacTCAAGGGGCAAAAGTGATTATGTGGTCTTGCAGCATGAAATTCCAGATCCAGGCTCAATAATATTATGGGTGAAGGAGAATTGTCCTGCACATGAGATTGTTTTCAATCCTTCTCCATTCCACCTCCTCGGTGCACATATTTGGGCATCCGTCGATATATTGGTCGTCAATGAACTGGAAGCACTTCAAATCTTAGAATCTTTATACACCCGAGAGGATTATGAGCGGTTTCATGGAGAAATAGAGATAGATTTTGTCCAAGGCTATACTAAAATTTGTCAAGAGTTTCAGAAAAACTTGGTTTACCAATCCAATTCAGCAACTGTCATGATAACTTTAGGTGTAAGAGGTGCCGTGTTCTCTTCGAATGCGGAAAAAACGGTAAAATACTTTCCAGCATCGCGAGGAATTAAAGTGGTTGACACAACAGGAGCCGGAGATACCTTTTTGGGAGCCTTGATCACTCAACTTTATCGTGGGAACTCTCTCTGGGAAGCAGTAAAAATTTCTACCATAGCAAGCTCATTGgcaattcaaaaaaaagggGCAGCAGAGAGCATTCCATCCTACGCAGAACTGTGCAATTATCTGAAGCAAGCCCCTTGTCTTTCTATAGGTAAATTGAATACTGCGTAG
- a CDS encoding elongation of very long chain fatty acids protein (similar to Saccharomyces cerevisiae FEN1 (YCR034W) and ELO1 (YJL196C); ancestral locus Anc_1.140): protein MMKNMLLQYATPLLEKYPVLQDYVPNVDRPFFNIYLWDYFNCFITKATQAKFVPNEFKFVPGKLPLSKLHEVLPTIAAYYLIIFGGRAVLRNIKPFKLNFLFQLHNLLLTTVSFTLLILMVEQLIPMISHNGLYFSICNIGAWTQPMATLYYMNYIVKYIEFIDTVFLVLKHKKLTFLHTYHHGATALLCYTQLVGTTSISWVPISLNLGVHVVMYFYYFLAARNIRVWWKEWVTRFQILQFILDIGFIYFAVYQKAVHLYFPSLPHCGDCVGSTAATLSGCAIISSYLFLFVAFYIEVYRNKGTKKSRVVKRARGGVAAKVNEYVNVDLKNTTTPSPSPEPTLRNRRD from the coding sequence atgatgaaaaacatGTTACTTCAATACGCTACTCCATTGCTGGAGAAATATCCTGTTTTACAGGATTATGTTCCTAATGTCGACCGCccattttttaatatttatCTATGGGATTACTTCAATTGCTTCATTACAAAAGCTACTCAAGCAAAGTTTGTCCCAAATGAGTTCAAGTTTGTGCCCGGAAAGCTCCCACTCAGCAAATTGCACGAAGTTCTGCCAACTATCGCAGCATACTATTTGATTATTTTTGGCGGTAGAGCTGTATTGCGCAATATCAAGCCATTcaaattgaactttttatttcaattgCATAATTTGCTTTTGACAACAGTGTCGTTtactcttttgattttgatggtGGAACAATTGATCCCAATGATTTCTCACAACGGCTTATATTTCAGCATTTGTAATATTGGCGCGTGGACACAGCCAATGGCTACTCTGTATTACATGAATTATATTGTTAAATATATTGAGTTCATTGATACTGTGTTTTTGGTTTTGAAGCATAAAAAATTGACATTTTTACACACATATCATCACGGTGCTACGGCTTTATTGTGTTACACGCAATTGGTCGGTACAACTTCAATCTCCTGGGTTCCCATCAGTCTTAATCTGGGTGTTCATGTTGTCATGTACTTTTACTATTTTTTGGCTGCTAGAAATATTAGAGTTTGGTGGAAGGAATGGGTTACtagatttcaaattttacaaTTTATTCTTGATATTGGGTTTATTTACTTTGCTGTTTACCAAAAAGCTGTTCATTTATATTTCCCTTCTTTACCTCATTGTGGTGATTGTGTTGGTTCTACGGCTGCTACGTTATCAGGCTGCGcaattatttcttcttatCTGTTCTTATTTGTTGCCTTCTACATCGAGGTTTACAGAAACAAGGGTACCAAGAAGAGTAGAGTCGTTAAGCGTGCTCGTGGTGGTGTCGCAGCAAAGGTTAACGAATATGTGAATGttgacttgaaaaatacaactACTCCATCTCCTTCCCCGGAACCCACATTAAGAAACAGAAGGGATTAA
- the ISR1 gene encoding putative protein kinase ISR1 (similar to Saccharomyces cerevisiae ISR1 (YPR106W); ancestral locus Anc_3.421) has product MTMIRTPPPSPNLPTGFGARSDSNGRAAQKAEAEVETVSSSLRINTPSRSAIRTESCPISPVSESKSEGYAGVSSLDCLLADMKLYPYLCKTIGQNLLAKASLDFLANPNLKLSSFPIGHGSYSCVFKILNRERSVLKFAVSKKRSNIILKEAGFLSQLNEINQLNHNNRYNIVPFYGITYIYKSHYKRLRSNEFVPGIVLEEYEMNLQQFCQNKNETIFTNWWKLCFQMLDCLSFLKAERIIHGDIKTANILVDSKLNFFLADFTSAKRLNDGNFIIGSSLESTMEYCAPEMIEFSKQSFDTDLYALGLCLLALITKCEPFHELQQSKNHGIGSIQQSQWLITAILKNDPIHFNILNNDHLYQLWHKELEFLKIILISRQPVENCIPLRPHLSFANDS; this is encoded by the coding sequence ATGACGATGATTAGAACACCACCCCCTTCTCCAAACCTTCCGACTGGATTTGGAGCAAGATCCGACTCAAACGGCAGAGCAGCGCAGAAGGCCGAAGCAGAAGTGGAAACCGTAAGCAGCTCTCTGAGGATTAATACGCCAAGTCGAAGTGCAATAAGGACCGAAAGCTGTCCTATCTCACCAGTGTCCGAATCAAAAAGCGAAGGATACGCAGGAGTATCATCTTTGGATTGTCTTCTGGCCGATATGAAGCTGTACCCATATTTATGCAAAACAATTGGCCAAAATTTGTTAGCAAAAGCATCTCTGGATTTTTTGGCAAACCCTAATTTGAAGCTCAGTTCATTTCCGATTGGCCACGGTTCATATTCCTgcgttttcaaaattttaaatCGAGAAAGATCGGTGCTGAAGTTTGCAGTCTCGAAGAAGAGATCAAATATAATACTAAAGGAAGCGGGCTTTTTATCACAACTGAATGAAATCAATCAATTGAACCACAATAATCGATATAACATAGTGCCATTTTATGGCATAACATATATTTACAAATCTCATTACAAAAGGCTACGATCTAATGAATTCGTGCCTGGGATAGTTCTGGAGGAATACGAAATGAATTTACAACAGTTCTgccaaaataaaaatgaaacaattTTCACAAACTGGTGGAAACTATGCTTTCAAATGCTCGACTGCCTgtcctttttgaaagccGAAAGAATCATCCACGGTGATATCAAGACTGCAAACATTTTAGTGGATTCTAAAttaaatttctttttggcAGATTTTACATCTGCAAAAAGGTTGAACGATGGTAATTTTATCATAGGATCTAGTTTAGAATCAACAATGGAATATTGTGCACCGGAAatgattgaattttctaaaCAATCTTTCGATACTGATCTTTATGCTTTAGGTCTTTGTTTACTGGCATTAATAACCAAGTGCGAACCATTTCACGAACTTcaacaatcaaaaaatcatgGTATAGGCTCGATTCAACAAAGCCAATGGTTGATTACtgccattttgaaaaatgatccAATACACTTCAATATACTGAACAACGATCATCTGTACCAACTCTGGCATAAAGAGTTGGAGTTCTTAAAAATAATCCTCATAAGTAGACAGCCAGTCGAAAACTGCATTCCGCTGAGGCCCCATCTCAGTTTCGCAAATGACTCCTAG
- the YTH1 gene encoding cleavage polyadenylation factor RNA-binding subunit YTH1 (similar to Saccharomyces cerevisiae YTH1 (YPR107C); ancestral locus Anc_3.422), with translation MITLYLALKITKFLTESRFKQVLDMSVKMSVVHPDTSEYPFKFEPFLRQEYSFSLDPDRPICEYYNPREGPSSCPRGVSCPKKHVLPIFHNKIVCKHWLRGLCKKNDQCEYLHEYNLRKMPECVFYSKNGYCTQTPECQYLHIDPQSKIALCEDYEMGFCPLGPLCKKRHIKKVLCPRYSTGFCPLGKLCDMAHPKFKMPSSISRLRIKKDEEINTRKSDLEKERRLNAIINGEIDL, from the coding sequence ATGATTACATTATATCTGGCTTTAAAGATTACCAAATTCTTAACAGAATCCAGATTTAAACAAGTGCTAGACATGTCAGTGAAAATGTCTGTTGTTCACCCCGATACTTCTGAATATCCTTTTAAGTTTGAGCCATTTTTAAGGCAGGAATACTCCTTTTCGCTAGATCCAGATAGGCCCATTTGTGAATACTATAACCCTAGAGAGGGTCCATCATCGTGTCCAAGAGGTGTTTCTTGCCCCAAAAAACATGTACTTCCGATTTTTCACAACAAGATTGTTTGCAAACACTGGCTGAGGGGCCTTTGTAAGAAAAACGACCAATGTGAGTACCTTCATGAATACAACTTGAGAAAAATGCCAGAATGTGTATTCTATTCGAAAAATGGATACTGCACACAGACACCTGAATGCCAATATCTTCACATTGATCCACAATCCAAGATCGCTCTTTGCGAAGACTACGAGATGGGGTTTTGTCCTCTGGGACCACTTTGTAAGAAAAGGCACATCAAGAAAGTCTTGTGTCCCAGATATTCGACTGGCTTCTGTCCCTTGGGAAAACTCTGTGATATGGCACAtccaaaattcaaaatgcCAAGTTCTATTAGTAGATTAAGAATTAAAAAGGATGAGGAGATAAATACGAGAAAATCGGACttagaaaaagaaagacgACTAAATGCTATAATAAATGGGGAAATCGATTTATGA
- the CTT1 gene encoding catalase T (similar to Saccharomyces cerevisiae CTT1 (YGR088W); ancestral locus Anc_3.424), whose amino-acid sequence MFTSKEIPPKVYTLENGFAYDHHPYGNQVARPDGPLLLQDVHLVESMAHFDRERIPERVVHAKGGGCRIEFELTDSLKDITYAAPYQTPGYKCPGVVRFSTVGRESGSPDTVRDPRGVSFKLYTDWGNHDYVFNNTPVFFIRDGNQFAHFIHTQKRDPQTHLGQDDDSSAFWDYLTLNPESIHQITYMFGPRGTPASWADMSSYSGHTFKFVNDKNELTYVQIHILPENGWEYLSTEEAGNLAGSNPDYNQAKLFKQLENGERPKLTCYVQTMTPKQAEEFRYSVNDLTKIWPHKEYPLRKFGTITLVENVENYFEEIEQVAFSPSNTCIPGIQPSNDSVLQLRLFSYPDTQRYRLGANYQHLPVNRPRNAGCPFISAFSNGVSEKEVIPGATKCPHQISNFQRDGPGCQYNKGKEPNYISSLPKAEMKFKNFGDPNMQAFGKEFSGVVLDKDVKQYLKQQEIDRKDHEKIVDAKLNEYYYKSGISELDFEQPRLLYEKVFDDKTKKDFIDNIVGHASKVAVPHIKTRVCQYFGLLNKNLGKSIAEGLGITWEPVSMDQYAQEAGIAKPY is encoded by the coding sequence ATGTTCACATCAAAAGAAATCCCTCCAAAAGTATACACTCTGGAAAACGGATTTGCATATGACCACCATCCATACGGCAACCAGGTAGCAAGACCTGATGGGCCGCTGCTTTTGCAGGACGTCCATCTTGTGGAATCGATGGCCCATTTTGACAGGGAAAGGATCCCCGAAAGAGTGGTACATGCGAAGGGCGGTGGTTGCAGAATTGAGTTTGAATTGACAGACTCGCTTAAGGACATTACATACGCAGCCCCATACCAAACTCCTGGTTATAAATGCCCTGGTGTCGTTCGATTCTCAACGGTGGGACGTGAGTCTGGCTCCCCCGATACTGTAAGAGATCCCAGAGGTGTTTCTTTTAAGCTTTACACAGACTGGGGAAATCATGACTATGTGTTCAACAACACACCAGTCTTCTTCATAAGGGACGGAAATCAATTTGCACATTTCATTCATACTCAAAAAAGAGACCCTCAAACGCATTTGGGCCAAGACGATGACAGCTCTGCCTTCTGGGATTACCTGACGCTGAATCCTGAATCCATCCATCAAATAACGTATATGTTCGGGCCAAGAGGTACTCCAGCATCATGGGCTGATATGTCCTCGTATTCCGGTCACACATTCAAGTTTGTTAACGACAAAAATGAGTTGACCTACGTGCAGATTCACATTTTGCCAGAAAATGGATGGGAATACCTAAGCACCGAAGAGGCAGGAAATCTTGCTGGATCTAACCCAGATTACAACCAGGCTAAGTTGTTTAAGCAATTGGAAAACGGCGAACGCCCCAAACTTACGTGTTACGTGCAAACAATGACACCTAAACAGGCAGAGGAATTCAGATACTCTGTCAACGATTTAACAAAGATCTGGCCACACAAAGAGTACCCGTTAAGGAAATTTGGTACAATCACGCTagttgaaaatgttgagaactattttgaagaaatcgaGCAAGTTGCTTTCAGTCCAAGTAATACCTGCATCCCAGGTATTCAGCCTTCTAACGATTCCGTTTTACAGTTGAGATTATTTTCTTATCCTGATACACAGCGTTACAGACTAGGAGCTAATTACCAGCACTTACCAGTGAACAGACCTAGAAATGCTGGCTGCCCATTTATTTCGGCATTTTCAAACGGTGTTTCCGAGAAGGAAGTTATACCTGGCGCTACCAAATGTCCACACCAGATATcaaactttcaaagagatggTCCTGGCTGTCAATACAACAAGGGGAAGGAACCGAACTATATTTCATCCCTTCCAAAGGCTGAAATGAAATTTAAGAACTTTGGGGACCCTAACATGCAAGCATTCGGCAAGGAATTCAGTGGGGTTGTTCTTGATAAAGATGTAAAGCAATACCTAAAGCAGCAGGAAATCGATAGAAAGGATCACGAAAAGATTGTGGATGCCAAGCTGAATGAATACTATTACAAAAGCGGAATAAGCGAGCTAGATTTTGAGCAACCTAGACTTCTCTACGAGAAAGTCTTCGACGATAAGACCaagaaagatttcattGATAACATCGTGGGCCACGCTTCCAAAGTTGCCGTGCCACATATCAAAACAAGGGTCTGTCAATATTTCGGTCTTTtaaacaaaaatttggGTAAGTCTATCGCAGAAGGACTTGGCATAACATGGGAACCGGTAAGTATGGACCAATATGCGCAAGAGGCTGGCATCGCTAAACCATATTAA
- the PRP21 gene encoding Prp21p (similar to Saccharomyces cerevisiae PRP21 (YJL203W); ancestral locus Anc_1.132), with the protein MSYPDGLKVPLGQGSEQIREDIIQTVSYVKKNGPILEEVKRNDPKYSFVNPDNEYHEFYQYLLREQNTARSTNVAKGDLEPLENMKPKVPQEPYAFSFMSYDKNVARRDLEAIKLAAGFCIANEKADYLEKMKNRFKDDPKFGFLCPGHALNSTFVQFLNQYKQVKANILAPPMFQLKKKEDFKNIILKRSFQRGEYREYEKEVRAAKDETLKLHKIQFAAIDWSNFKVLTNVTLPTSQEPELMLPKPLNFSKLSIKRIDQGNELELFETSEKDVSNKDIEPSGRKRKIRAAGETRLKRRNTASPNANNSHKHLIKCPLTQKMIPEENFDKHLRVLLGDPHYKLEREKYEAKHKLTNLTSNEVYENIKKIAKKSTN; encoded by the coding sequence ATGAGTTATCCAGATGGGTTAAAGGTGCCTCTCGGACAAGGAAGTGAGCAGATTAGAGAAGATATTATCCAAACTGTTTCATATGTCAAAAAGAACGGTCCAATCCTAGAGGAAGTAAAAAGGAATGATCCTAAATACTCATTTGTCAACCCTGACAATGAGTACCATGAATTCTATCAATATCTGCTAAGAGAACAAAATACAGCCCGAAGCACTAATGTTGCAAAAGGTGACCTTGAACCTCTCGAAAATATGAAACCGAAAGTGCCGCAGGAACCCTAtgcattttcattcatgaGCTACGACAAAAATGTAGCTCGTAGAGATTTAGAAGCTATCAAACTTGCTGCTGGGTTTTGCATAGCGAACGAAAAGGCCGATTATctggaaaagatgaaaaatcgaTTCAAAGATGACCCAAAGTTTGGATTTTTATGTCCAGGGCATGCACTGAATAGCACTTTTGTACAGTTCTTAAACCAATACAAACAAGTTAAAGCCAATATTCTTGCACCACCTATGTTTCAattaaagaagaaggaagatttcaagaatatCATTCTTAAGAGGAGCTTCCAAAGAGGAGAGTATAgagaatatgaaaaagaagtacGAGCTGCAAAGGACGAGACCTTGAAGTTACataaaattcaatttgctGCAATTGATTGGtccaatttcaaagttttgaCAAACGTCACCCTTCCGACTAGCCAGGAGCCTGAACTGATGTTACCAAAGCCACTAAATTTCAGCAAATTATCTATTaaaagaattgatcaaGGAAATGAGTTAGAATTGTTTGAGACTTCAGAAAAGGACGTAAGCAACAAAGATATCGAACCTTCAGGAAGGAAACGTAAAATTAGAGCAGCGGGCGAAACAAGACTAAAGAGGCGCAATACTGCATCACCCAATGCCAATAATTCTCATAAACATCTAATAAAATGCCCTCTtactcaaaaaatgataccGGAAGAAAACTTTGACAAGCATTTAAGAGTGCTTTTGGGCGATCCGCATTACAAGCTTGAGAGAGAGAAATACGAGGCCAAACATAAACTGACGAATTTGACCTCAAATGAAGTATATgagaatatcaaaaaaatagcCAAAAAATCCACTAACTAA
- the RRP43 gene encoding exosome non-catalytic core subunit RRP43 (similar to Saccharomyces cerevisiae RRP43 (YCR035C); ancestral locus Anc_1.139), with amino-acid sequence MTETAVETVDVHPITFPPPVFARISPELSLQRHLSLGIRPSLRSFEEFREVNINEGTLSRFGPNGVAVEETGNNVLGSNVLKCGNTFVVTSITGGIVEINIPVDEEDIGEKELMEISEKRDYVNKCASVFPQIEVERGRTGAPTDEEMTISQKLYDNVLHSGLISKSALDVDCGIRITDSTGKTKIVYFDETKDGDMSQFRPKRKWAYVLYAKIVVFSRTGPVFDMCWNSLVYALKDTKLPRVFIDERATDLKMTVRTRGRSAVVRESYDILFDSKKAVPLKINEFQIGFASNYGIIDLDPEAQVVRNDEGHDVDEEMDKPRAILLADIDSEAEETSINSTISVIGDSSGKLTNVTIVGGGSKITLEMIKRALALSKARYDDLKTKS; translated from the coding sequence ATGACTGAGACTGCTGTAGAAACTGTAGATGTTCATCCGATCACATTTCCTCCGCCAGTCTTTGCTCGTATTTCACCTGAATTATCGCTACAAAGACATCTTTCTTTGGGAATAAGGCCATCGTTACgatcatttgaagaattccGTGAGGTGAATATTAATGAAGGAACACTCTCTAGGTTCGGTCCGAACGGTGTCGCAGTCGAGGAAACTGGCAACAACGTGTTGGGCTCTAATGTGCTCAAATGTGGGAATACCTTTGTAGTAACATCTATTACTGGGGGTATAGTAGAGATAAACATACCggttgatgaagaagatataGGCGAAAAAGAGCTTATGGAAATTAGTGAGAAGAGGGACTATGTGAATAAGTGTGCTTCGGTATTTCCACAGATTGAAGTAGAAAGAGGTAGGACCGGCGCACCaacagatgaagaaatgacGATATCTCAAAAGCTTTATGACAATGTGCTGCATTCAGGGCTAATATCAAAGTCTGCATTAGATGTGGACTGCGGAATTCGTATAACAGATAGCACAGGGAAAACAAAGATTGTTTATTTCGATGAAACGAAGGATGGCGATATGTCGCAATTCAGGCCTAAGAGAAAGTGGGCATATGTTCTCTACGCCAAAATTGTTGTTTTCAGCCGAACTGGTCCTGTCTTCGATATGTGCTGGAATTCGCTTGTTTATGCCTTAAAGGATACAAAACTGCCTAGAGTATTCATTGATGAAAGGGCCACCGATTTAAAAATGACGGTCAGAACAAGAGGTAGAAGCGCAGTAGTGAGAGAGAGTTATGATATTCTATTCGATAGTAAAAAGGCAGTTCCTCTGAAGATTAATGAGTTTCAGATTGGCTTCGCATCTAATTATGGTATAATAGATCTAGACCCTGAAGCTCAGGTTGTTCGTAATGACGAAGGGCACGATGTTGACGAAGAAATGGATAAGCCAAGGGCAATACTACTTGCAGATATAGATTCAGAGGCCGAAGAAACGAGCATAAACTCTACCATTTCAGTAATCGGAGATTCAAGCGGAAAATTGACGAATGTTACTATTGTCGGTGGCGGATCTAAGATTACACTAGAGATGATTAAAAGAGCACTAGCTCTCTCAAAGGCAAGATACGACGATTTGAAGACAAAATCATAA